A window of Chloracidobacterium sp. N contains these coding sequences:
- a CDS encoding ABC transporter ATP-binding protein produces the protein MIELKQLSKQALSGQSRLTILHPLDLVIPAGQFAAILGPSGSGKSTLLGLMAGLDTPTTGEVILAGTSITRLGEDALAAFRSRTIGFVFQAFHLIPTATALENIQIPMEIAGRRDARKRAKALLAAVGLSARGHHYPAQLSGGEQQRVAIARAFANEPPILLADEPTGNLDYANGMRIFELLRELNQSTGTTLVLVTHNEELARAADRAITLRDGRIVLDNPKLSIEPLPST, from the coding sequence ATGATTGAACTGAAGCAGCTTTCCAAGCAAGCCCTCAGCGGCCAGAGCCGCCTGACCATTCTCCACCCGCTCGATCTCGTCATTCCGGCCGGGCAGTTTGCCGCCATTCTCGGCCCTTCCGGGAGCGGGAAATCCACACTGCTCGGCCTGATGGCCGGGCTGGATACGCCGACGACCGGTGAAGTCATCCTCGCCGGGACCTCCATCACGCGCTTGGGGGAAGACGCCCTGGCTGCGTTTCGGAGCCGCACCATCGGGTTTGTCTTTCAGGCGTTTCACCTCATCCCGACGGCAACCGCCCTCGAAAACATCCAGATTCCCATGGAGATTGCCGGGCGACGGGACGCCAGAAAGCGCGCCAAAGCCTTGCTTGCGGCCGTAGGTCTCAGCGCCCGGGGGCATCACTACCCGGCGCAGCTTTCCGGCGGCGAGCAGCAACGGGTGGCCATTGCCCGCGCCTTTGCCAACGAGCCGCCCATTCTGCTGGCCGATGAGCCGACCGGCAATCTGGACTACGCCAACGGCATGCGCATTTTCGAGCTGCTGCGTGAACTCAACCAGTCCACCGGAACGACGCTCGTGCTGGTGACGCACAACGAGGAGCTGGCGCGGGCGGCCGACCGCGCCATCACGCTGCGCGACGGCCGCATTGTGCTCGACAACCCGAAGCTCTCCATCGAGCCGTTACCTTCTACTTAG
- the hrcA gene encoding heat-inducible transcriptional repressor HrcA: protein MGKRRAVHGLDERSHELLLTLVRLHIATGEPIGSRTLSKQAGQTLSPASIRNIMADLEEQGYVAQPHTSAGRIPTDRGYRYYVDTLVADFDARPSRTDEEIIQRSLFSDPTVTGEDVLARASHVLSNLSSHVGIVLSPPLSRDLLQHIEFIRLEARRVLVVAVSRTGLVRNFVVRLDEDLSPGELERTANYIVENFAGRSLADIRVELLRRMSEEKHLYDRLLKNALVLCNRDLGNGATESDVYVDGTINMLDAPEFADAARMRSIFRMFEEKGRLVKIINACLTQAETARGIVVQIGMEHHVPGLRDCAIVTAPYHYRHDSVGSFTVVGPMRMKYGRVMRLVGYMAKMFDQLLNDAPSSPFPPALVGQPPVGQSAGHIQVVNLSGSQNPVGG, encoded by the coding sequence ATGGGCAAACGGCGGGCAGTTCACGGACTTGATGAACGTAGTCACGAGCTACTTCTGACGCTCGTTCGCCTCCACATTGCCACGGGCGAACCCATTGGCTCGCGGACGCTCTCCAAACAAGCCGGCCAAACGCTGAGTCCGGCCTCCATCCGCAACATCATGGCGGACCTGGAGGAACAGGGTTATGTGGCCCAGCCGCACACCTCAGCCGGACGGATTCCGACCGACCGCGGCTACCGCTACTATGTGGACACGCTGGTGGCGGACTTCGATGCACGGCCCTCCCGGACGGATGAAGAAATCATCCAACGCAGCCTGTTTTCCGACCCCACCGTGACCGGGGAGGATGTCCTGGCCCGCGCCTCCCACGTGCTTTCCAACCTGTCGTCACACGTCGGGATCGTGCTGTCCCCACCGCTTTCCCGCGATCTCCTGCAACATATCGAGTTCATCCGTCTCGAAGCCCGGCGCGTCCTCGTCGTGGCCGTGTCGCGTACCGGACTGGTACGCAACTTTGTGGTGCGCCTCGATGAAGACCTTTCGCCGGGCGAGCTGGAACGCACGGCCAACTACATCGTCGAAAACTTTGCCGGCCGGAGTCTGGCAGATATTCGCGTCGAACTGCTCAGGCGGATGTCGGAAGAAAAGCACCTCTATGACCGGCTGCTCAAGAATGCGCTTGTGTTGTGCAACCGGGATTTGGGCAACGGTGCAACCGAAAGCGACGTGTATGTGGATGGCACGATCAACATGCTCGATGCCCCGGAGTTTGCCGATGCGGCCCGTATGCGGTCCATCTTCCGCATGTTTGAGGAAAAAGGGCGGCTGGTCAAAATCATCAATGCCTGTCTGACACAGGCCGAGACCGCCCGCGGCATCGTGGTGCAGATTGGTATGGAGCATCACGTACCCGGCTTGCGCGACTGTGCAATTGTTACGGCTCCATATCACTATCGGCACGATTCCGTCGGAAGCTTCACTGTCGTCGGTCCGATGCGCATGAAATACGGGCGGGTGATGCGTCTGGTTGGTTACATGGCAAAAATGTTCGACCAACTGCTGAACGACGCCCCCTCTTCCCCGTTTCCTCCGGCACTCGTCGGACAACCGCCCGTTGGCCAGTCGGCGGGTCACATTCAGGTTGTGAACCTGTCCGGCAGCCAAAATCCGGTTGGAGGATAG
- a CDS encoding bifunctional 2-polyprenyl-6-hydroxyphenol methylase/3-demethylubiquinol 3-O-methyltransferase UbiG, translating to MLERKHYVQRPDYTPVFPRESFIVPLLRREVEAALETYLPAVHGGRALDVGCGRQPFRAWLEAHGFHYVGLDVEQNPEGTVDVICEIDQPLPEGLLASGPFDFILCLEVLEHVADWEATFANFARLLRPGARALITCPHFYMLHLEPHDFWRPTPYAFQYFAARHGFAVRFQKTAGDGWDILGTLLISSYPQPKGRSLVNRIINRMYWSIHRLLLWGLLSRQLQKRVAWCSEFTFYQSNVVVLEKS from the coding sequence ATGCTCGAACGCAAGCACTACGTTCAACGCCCTGACTATACGCCGGTTTTTCCACGTGAGTCTTTCATCGTGCCACTTCTGCGTCGAGAAGTTGAAGCGGCATTGGAGACTTACCTTCCAGCCGTTCATGGCGGGCGCGCCCTCGATGTCGGCTGTGGGCGGCAGCCATTCCGTGCCTGGCTGGAAGCGCATGGGTTTCACTACGTCGGTCTCGATGTTGAACAGAACCCCGAAGGAACGGTGGATGTGATCTGTGAGATTGACCAGCCCCTGCCGGAGGGCCTGCTGGCCAGTGGACCGTTTGACTTCATCCTCTGCCTCGAAGTGCTCGAACACGTGGCGGACTGGGAAGCGACCTTTGCCAACTTTGCGCGCCTGCTGCGTCCCGGCGCCCGCGCGCTCATCACCTGCCCGCATTTCTACATGCTGCACCTCGAACCCCATGACTTCTGGCGGCCGACGCCCTATGCCTTCCAATACTTTGCCGCCCGGCATGGCTTTGCCGTCAGGTTCCAGAAAACGGCCGGGGATGGATGGGACATTCTGGGCACCCTGCTGATCAGCAGCTATCCGCAGCCGAAGGGACGCTCACTGGTCAATCGCATCATCAACCGCATGTACTGGTCCATCCATCGGCTGCTGCTATGGGGGCTGCTTTCACGCCAGCTTCAAAAACGTGTTGCGTGGTGCAGTGAGTTCACCTTTTACCAGTCCAACGTCGTCGTGCTTGAAAAATCATGA
- a CDS encoding glycosyltransferase family 4 protein — protein MTAERVIICTFDAPGFTGGPNTWLRRWYDVVTAHGFEVLTLAFVLEPDRYRLPEDYPLLAALADRGARFETFPYWETVEKKIRWLLSRIEAFRPAVFVPNFTIAGLYAAAWTRPAGLPTVGMLHSDDAYYRALLDVFVAGQPRFRATDVVAVSQYLTETAQARATPETAVHSIPYGVPLPATVSGWTQGPLRLLYAGRLEEEQKRISDVTRALCRAAQLPNVTATIAGDGQARASVESIISREGHGRVQYVGLVDNTHIQALMAEHHVFVLLSDYEGLPIALMEAMATGLVPICTAMRSGIGQLVVDGVTGCIVGDRGEGFVAAVRQLATRPEEWARLSRQARQHIVASGYDSETCLRQWVELLTRRSREATYRGQPLLRHQGRRLGLPAPHPDLEEDQWREPPPLVYYSRVARAKLRAAARRLLPGSQPSALR, from the coding sequence ATGACCGCAGAGCGCGTCATTATCTGTACGTTCGATGCACCGGGCTTTACCGGCGGGCCGAACACATGGCTGCGCCGCTGGTATGATGTCGTCACGGCGCACGGCTTCGAGGTTCTGACGCTGGCCTTTGTCCTTGAGCCGGACCGCTACCGCCTTCCTGAAGACTACCCCCTGCTGGCGGCTCTGGCAGACCGGGGGGCCCGTTTCGAGACCTTCCCCTACTGGGAAACCGTCGAGAAAAAAATCCGGTGGCTGCTGTCCCGCATCGAGGCGTTCCGGCCGGCGGTCTTCGTCCCCAACTTCACCATAGCTGGGCTGTACGCCGCCGCATGGACGCGGCCGGCAGGTCTCCCCACGGTGGGCATGCTGCATTCGGACGATGCCTACTACCGGGCGCTGCTTGATGTCTTCGTGGCCGGGCAGCCGCGTTTCCGGGCAACGGATGTGGTGGCGGTGTCGCAGTATCTCACCGAGACGGCTCAGGCGCGGGCAACGCCTGAAACGGCCGTCCACAGCATCCCCTACGGCGTGCCGCTCCCCGCCACCGTGTCGGGCTGGACACAGGGGCCGCTCCGGCTGCTCTACGCCGGCCGCCTTGAAGAGGAACAGAAACGCATTTCCGATGTCACCCGCGCCCTGTGCCGTGCGGCGCAGCTTCCGAACGTCACGGCCACGATTGCCGGCGATGGACAGGCGCGGGCCTCTGTTGAAAGCATCATCAGCCGGGAAGGTCATGGCCGGGTGCAGTATGTGGGACTGGTGGACAATACCCACATTCAGGCGCTGATGGCCGAACACCACGTGTTTGTCCTGCTTTCGGATTACGAAGGGCTGCCCATTGCCCTGATGGAAGCCATGGCGACCGGTCTCGTCCCCATCTGTACGGCGATGCGCAGCGGCATCGGGCAACTCGTTGTGGATGGTGTCACGGGCTGCATCGTGGGTGACCGGGGCGAGGGCTTCGTAGCCGCCGTCAGACAACTGGCCACCCGGCCGGAGGAATGGGCGCGGCTTTCACGTCAGGCCCGGCAGCATATTGTTGCGTCCGGCTATGACTCGGAGACCTGCCTGCGCCAGTGGGTGGAGCTACTCACCCGCCGCAGCCGGGAAGCCACCTACCGGGGGCAACCCCTGCTCCGCCACCAGGGGCGGCGGCTTGGTCTGCCGGCGCCACATCCTGATCTGGAAGAGGATCAGTGGCGGGAGCCGCCGCCGCTGGTGTACTACAGCCGTGTCGCACGGGCAAAACTCCGGGCCGCTGCCCGGCGGCTGCTCCCTGGCAGCCAGCCTTCAGCCCTTCGGTAG
- a CDS encoding arylesterase — protein sequence MKAQCSRVGSFALSLLVISSSLLAGGCSRTGTEAPETLPVLAPAPTDTAPTARPRIVVLGDSLTAGFGLPREASYPAVLQKKLDAAGLNYQVINAGISGDTSAGGVERLDWSLDGDVRIVILALGANDGLRGLPLNQMEANLRTIIERARARGAQVILAGLKAPAEAGPDYGAQFEAVYRKLAQQYRLPLIPSLLEGVAGREELNQEDGIHPNARGAAIVADNVWKVLEPVARQQLAQSQSNPDAPPAAKPAGAR from the coding sequence ATGAAGGCACAGTGCAGTCGGGTTGGCAGCTTTGCCCTCAGTCTTCTGGTCATCAGCAGCAGCCTGCTTGCCGGCGGATGCAGTCGTACCGGCACGGAAGCCCCGGAAACCCTGCCTGTCCTCGCGCCAGCGCCCACGGACACCGCACCTACCGCCCGGCCGCGGATCGTTGTCCTCGGCGACAGCCTGACCGCCGGTTTCGGCCTGCCACGCGAAGCCAGCTACCCGGCCGTCCTCCAGAAGAAACTCGATGCCGCCGGACTGAACTACCAGGTCATCAACGCCGGTATTTCCGGCGACACCTCGGCCGGCGGCGTCGAACGGCTCGACTGGTCGCTGGACGGCGACGTGCGCATCGTCATCCTCGCCCTCGGCGCCAATGACGGACTGCGCGGGCTGCCCCTCAACCAGATGGAAGCCAATCTGCGCACCATCATCGAACGCGCCCGTGCACGCGGAGCGCAGGTCATCCTCGCCGGTCTCAAAGCTCCCGCTGAAGCGGGACCCGACTACGGCGCACAGTTTGAAGCCGTCTATCGCAAACTCGCCCAGCAGTACCGGTTGCCCCTCATCCCGTCCCTGCTCGAAGGCGTTGCCGGCCGGGAAGAACTCAATCAGGAAGACGGCATTCACCCCAATGCGCGTGGCGCGGCCATCGTCGCCGACAACGTCTGGAAAGTTCTCGAACCCGTCGCCCGGCAGCAGCTTGCCCAATCGCAGTCCAATCCCGATGCGCCCCCGGCGGCCAAGCCGGCTGGCGCACGATAA
- a CDS encoding LysR family transcriptional regulator has product MDLSQLEVFVAVVEERHFSRAAGKLGRTQAAVSQTIKKLEGDLGAALLDRNSKGVIPTEAGRLLYDYARRLLDLRDETTQALRQLDTLTAGRLVIGANEQTVTYLLPWLERFIRMYPAVHVEVKRCRASDVPAEVLRHGVELGVISFAPPEAGLHALTIATDAVALVTAPHHPLAGRASVSIRELGQETFIAHNVVSRYRLQVVEAFARHRTPLRITVELPSIEAIKRMIEAGIGVSLLPRLCVAAEVARGQLAAVPVREMRLARKLRVIHRQPSSLSRAAQAFIALVRHPEPENTSPESTRPENT; this is encoded by the coding sequence GTGGACCTGTCGCAGCTTGAAGTCTTTGTCGCCGTCGTCGAGGAACGGCACTTTTCACGGGCCGCCGGCAAGCTGGGACGGACGCAGGCGGCCGTCAGCCAAACCATCAAAAAGCTTGAAGGCGACCTTGGCGCGGCGCTGCTTGACCGCAACTCGAAAGGCGTTATTCCCACTGAAGCCGGACGGCTGCTGTACGACTATGCCCGCCGCCTGCTCGATCTGCGCGATGAAACAACCCAGGCGCTGCGGCAACTTGACACCCTCACGGCCGGGCGGCTGGTCATCGGCGCCAACGAGCAGACCGTGACCTACCTTCTGCCCTGGCTGGAGCGTTTCATTCGGATGTATCCGGCGGTGCACGTCGAGGTCAAACGCTGCCGGGCCAGTGATGTACCGGCCGAAGTCCTGCGGCACGGCGTGGAGCTGGGCGTCATCAGCTTCGCGCCCCCGGAAGCCGGACTGCACGCCCTGACCATTGCCACCGACGCCGTGGCACTCGTTACGGCCCCGCACCACCCGCTGGCCGGACGCGCCTCGGTCTCCATCCGGGAGCTTGGACAGGAGACGTTCATTGCGCACAACGTCGTCTCGCGGTATCGGCTTCAGGTCGTCGAAGCCTTTGCCCGCCACCGGACGCCCCTGCGGATTACCGTCGAGCTGCCCTCCATCGAGGCCATCAAGCGCATGATCGAGGCCGGGATTGGCGTCAGCCTGCTGCCCCGCCTGTGCGTGGCGGCTGAAGTAGCGCGGGGACAGTTGGCGGCCGTTCCCGTCCGGGAAATGCGTCTGGCACGCAAGCTGCGCGTCATCCACCGGCAGCCGTCGTCGCTGTCGCGCGCAGCCCAGGCCTTTATCGCTCTCGTCCGCCATCCCGAACCGGAAAACACTTCACCGGAAAGCACCCGGCCGGAAAACACCTAA
- a CDS encoding response regulator, with product MTSPHTILIVDDESYIRDLLVSVLSLEYTVLTAEDGVEAFETYSQHRDAIQCVVTDLFMPRMDGEELIGQLHAEQPDLPIILITALQDEARLNQLRERPNVTVMPKPFNLGQLRNTLRQSIAAR from the coding sequence ATGACATCCCCGCACACGATTCTGATTGTGGACGATGAGTCGTACATCCGCGACTTGCTGGTTTCCGTACTGAGTCTGGAGTACACGGTCCTGACGGCCGAGGATGGTGTGGAGGCGTTTGAGACCTACAGCCAGCACCGCGACGCCATTCAGTGTGTCGTCACGGACCTGTTCATGCCGCGCATGGACGGTGAAGAACTCATCGGGCAACTCCACGCGGAGCAGCCTGACCTGCCAATCATTCTCATTACCGCCCTTCAGGACGAGGCGCGGCTGAACCAGCTCCGGGAGCGCCCCAATGTGACGGTCATGCCCAAGCCTTTCAACCTGGGGCAGTTACGGAACACGCTCCGCCAGAGCATCGCCGCCCGGTAG
- a CDS encoding nucleotide exchange factor GrpE produces the protein MNTPVGNVMPKLDVAGPKRRTIEIEFPTEPPLADERLEVPVSSPAGTPPAVSVPDLVENVLELEASGAEAKTADLAVDASTADAPAPAAPRAAEPAVAPTEDLPASGVTSGRQAFSEDETIKLLMDLASLQEDLERAREQTNSARRHVEIVQEQLSKTLVEKSAVQDQLQRLMAEFDNYRRRAEREKAEAMERGRQAVLLATLEVLDNLERALATGRAEGGTLADFLAGVELIQRQVVDSLSSFGVKPVPAVGEIFDPTVHEAIATDETDEYKPNTVLAELKRGYTLGDRLLRPAMVRVAVRPAAS, from the coding sequence GTGAACACTCCCGTTGGCAACGTCATGCCGAAGCTCGATGTGGCAGGGCCGAAACGCCGCACCATTGAAATTGAATTTCCCACGGAGCCCCCTCTGGCGGACGAACGGCTGGAAGTGCCGGTGTCCTCGCCGGCGGGCACGCCACCGGCGGTTTCGGTTCCAGACCTGGTGGAAAACGTCCTTGAACTGGAAGCCAGCGGAGCCGAGGCAAAGACGGCCGACCTGGCCGTGGATGCCTCCACAGCCGATGCCCCAGCCCCGGCGGCGCCCCGGGCGGCGGAACCGGCGGTAGCGCCGACGGAAGACCTCCCGGCAAGTGGCGTCACCAGCGGCAGGCAGGCTTTCTCTGAAGACGAAACCATTAAGCTGCTGATGGACCTCGCCAGCTTGCAGGAAGACCTCGAACGCGCCCGTGAGCAGACCAACTCCGCCCGCCGCCATGTCGAGATCGTCCAGGAACAGCTTTCCAAAACCCTCGTCGAGAAGAGCGCGGTCCAGGATCAGCTCCAGCGACTGATGGCCGAGTTCGACAACTATCGCCGCCGCGCCGAACGGGAAAAGGCCGAAGCCATGGAACGTGGCAGACAGGCCGTTCTGCTGGCGACACTGGAAGTTCTGGACAACCTCGAGCGTGCCCTGGCCACCGGACGGGCAGAAGGCGGGACACTCGCCGATTTTCTGGCCGGGGTCGAACTCATTCAGCGGCAGGTCGTGGACAGCCTATCCAGCTTCGGCGTCAAGCCGGTTCCGGCCGTTGGTGAAATTTTTGACCCCACGGTTCACGAGGCGATTGCCACGGACGAAACAGACGAGTACAAACCCAATACCGTTCTGGCCGAACTCAAGCGCGGGTACACACTCGGTGATCGGCTGCTGCGCCCGGCAATGGTACGGGTGGCCGTCCGCCCAGCCGCTTCTTGA
- a CDS encoding polysaccharide ABC transporter ATP-binding protein — translation MSDIAIRVRGLGKQYRIGGGNRGPYRSLRESISDVFQLPFRRPSSTDEETSFWALNNVSFDIRRGEAVGVIGRNGAGKSTLLKILSRITEPTTGRVELHGRVGSLLEVGTGFHPELTGRENIFLNGAILGMRRSEIARKFDEIIAFAEIERFLDTPVRFYSSGMYMRLAFAVAAHLEPEILIVDEVLAVGDSGFQKKCLGKMENIAQHGRTVLFVSHSMQAVRRLTTSCLVLSGGEVVYDGPTAGAIREYERLQRLATDMAPTYVANPPPRHSHIAQASVVTSGPCGQHEWGHPLTFRFTLHFTESSQHFTFSFQVMDEQERPVIHCYYIHPVTKADCDLGPVERGTYQVECHLPHPRLYMGRYTVTTWLTNRRSNQLIEKLSGILAFEVTMHEQPREEYERQHGEAAYVEDWAWSPVQPVEIGV, via the coding sequence ATGAGTGACATTGCCATTCGTGTCCGAGGACTGGGAAAGCAGTACCGCATTGGCGGCGGGAACCGCGGCCCGTACCGCTCGCTGCGCGAATCCATCAGCGATGTCTTCCAGCTCCCGTTCCGCCGTCCGTCGTCCACCGATGAGGAAACATCCTTCTGGGCGCTGAACAATGTGTCGTTTGACATCCGGCGCGGCGAAGCCGTCGGCGTCATCGGGCGCAACGGCGCGGGCAAAAGCACACTGCTCAAAATCCTCTCCCGGATTACCGAACCCACCACCGGGCGCGTGGAACTCCATGGACGGGTCGGCTCCCTGCTGGAAGTCGGCACGGGCTTTCACCCCGAACTCACCGGGCGCGAAAACATCTTTCTCAACGGAGCCATTCTGGGGATGCGCCGGTCGGAAATTGCCCGCAAGTTTGATGAAATCATCGCCTTTGCCGAAATCGAGCGGTTTCTCGACACGCCCGTGCGCTTCTATTCCAGCGGGATGTACATGCGGCTGGCCTTTGCCGTCGCAGCCCATCTGGAGCCGGAAATCCTTATTGTGGATGAAGTTCTGGCCGTAGGCGATTCCGGCTTCCAGAAAAAGTGCCTCGGCAAGATGGAAAACATTGCCCAGCACGGGCGTACGGTGCTGTTTGTCAGCCACAGCATGCAGGCCGTCCGGCGGCTCACCACAAGCTGTCTGGTGCTCTCCGGCGGCGAAGTCGTCTATGACGGCCCCACGGCCGGCGCGATCCGGGAATACGAACGGCTGCAACGCCTGGCTACTGACATGGCCCCGACCTACGTTGCCAATCCGCCGCCGCGCCACAGCCACATCGCACAGGCCAGCGTTGTGACCTCCGGCCCCTGCGGCCAGCACGAATGGGGCCATCCGCTCACCTTCCGCTTTACCCTGCACTTCACCGAATCCAGTCAGCACTTTACCTTCAGCTTTCAGGTGATGGATGAGCAGGAACGCCCGGTTATCCATTGCTACTACATCCACCCGGTGACAAAAGCTGACTGTGATCTGGGGCCAGTGGAACGTGGGACGTACCAGGTTGAATGTCACCTGCCGCATCCACGGCTCTACATGGGGCGCTACACCGTCACGACCTGGCTGACCAACCGGCGCTCCAACCAGCTCATCGAGAAACTTTCCGGGATTCTTGCTTTTGAAGTCACCATGCATGAGCAGCCCCGCGAGGAATACGAGCGGCAGCACGGCGAAGCCGCCTATGTCGAAGACTGGGCGTGGTCGCCGGTTCAGCCGGTTGAGATTGGTGTATGA
- the mnmE gene encoding tRNA uridine-5-carboxymethylaminomethyl(34) synthesis GTPase MnmE: MPTYDWQDTIVAIATPPGHGGIGIVRLSGERALDIGATLFRGRRTLARHPFRLLRGTFLDITADETIDDGLAVYFPTPRSFTGEDVVELHAHGSPVVLRRLVACAMREGARAARPGEFTLRAVRHGRLDLAQAEGLRDLIHAQTTYQARLAARQMRGALSTRLQPLKEQLLTTIVHLESAVEFVEEQLDTHSRATLVEELSRLETQVRQLAATYRAGRLIREGLALAIVGRPNVGKSSLFNALLDADRAIVTDIAGTTRDTLQEVATIGELPVRLMDTAGIRDTSDIVERMGVERSYRALADADIVLFVVDAAAGPHPDETQVIGHLRQRQAICVVNKLDLVPSVVPFVLFLQEHDLTCPVVGVSAHTRAGLAELKATIQQVAVGGSFDTSQDWLVTDARHATALTTAAEALGCARELLAEGHSEEVPLAELHRALHALGDITGETGIEEVFDRIFATFCIGK; encoded by the coding sequence ATGCCCACCTACGACTGGCAGGATACCATCGTTGCCATTGCCACCCCGCCCGGCCACGGCGGCATCGGTATTGTCCGCCTCAGCGGCGAACGCGCGCTCGACATCGGCGCCACCCTTTTCCGTGGACGGCGCACACTGGCCAGACACCCCTTTCGCCTGCTGCGCGGCACATTTCTGGACATCACTGCGGACGAAACCATAGACGACGGGCTGGCCGTCTATTTCCCGACTCCACGCTCGTTTACCGGTGAAGATGTCGTGGAGCTGCACGCCCATGGCTCGCCGGTCGTGCTGCGCCGCCTCGTCGCCTGCGCCATGCGGGAGGGCGCGCGGGCGGCGCGTCCCGGCGAGTTCACCCTGCGCGCCGTACGCCACGGCCGCCTCGATCTCGCCCAGGCCGAAGGGCTGCGCGACCTTATCCACGCCCAGACAACCTACCAGGCGCGGCTGGCCGCCCGGCAGATGCGCGGCGCGCTGTCCACCCGGCTGCAACCGCTGAAGGAGCAGCTCCTGACGACGATTGTCCACCTCGAATCGGCTGTGGAGTTTGTCGAAGAACAGCTCGATACGCATTCACGCGCGACACTGGTGGAAGAACTGTCCCGGCTCGAAACCCAGGTGCGCCAGCTCGCCGCAACCTACCGTGCCGGACGCCTCATCCGCGAAGGGCTGGCGCTGGCCATCGTCGGCCGTCCCAACGTCGGCAAATCCAGCCTTTTCAATGCCCTGCTCGACGCCGACCGGGCGATTGTGACTGACATTGCCGGCACAACCCGCGACACCCTGCAGGAAGTCGCCACGATTGGCGAACTGCCTGTCCGGCTCATGGACACCGCCGGCATCCGCGACACCTCAGACATCGTCGAGCGCATGGGTGTTGAGCGCAGTTACCGGGCGCTGGCCGATGCCGACATCGTGCTGTTTGTCGTGGATGCCGCAGCCGGCCCGCACCCGGACGAAACGCAGGTCATCGGGCACCTGCGTCAGCGCCAGGCCATCTGTGTCGTCAACAAGCTGGACCTCGTGCCGTCCGTCGTGCCGTTTGTGCTGTTTCTTCAGGAACACGACCTCACATGTCCGGTCGTCGGCGTTTCGGCGCATACGCGGGCCGGGCTGGCCGAGCTGAAAGCCACCATCCAGCAGGTTGCCGTCGGCGGCAGCTTCGACACGAGCCAGGACTGGCTGGTGACGGACGCCCGGCACGCCACCGCCCTGACGACCGCGGCCGAGGCGCTCGGTTGCGCGCGCGAACTGCTGGCCGAAGGGCATTCGGAAGAAGTGCCACTGGCCGAACTCCACCGCGCCCTGCATGCCCTGGGCGACATCACCGGCGAAACGGGCATTGAAGAGGTGTTCGACCGCATCTTTGCGACCTTCTGCATTGGCAAGTAA
- a CDS encoding ABC transporter permease: MESTAPLDKTASPDLAATPHAPASPVIRIEPTRGWVAVRLKELWDYRELLYFLVWRDVKVRYKQTVLGAAWALLQPLFTMLVFSIFFGRLAGIPSDGVPYPLFALAALIPWTFFANALGQSSNSLVNSAHLIAKVYFPRLVIPLASVLGGLVDLAVACSLFVPMLLYYGITPGWGLLWLPGFVLLAIVTALGVGLWASALNVEYRDVRHIIPFATQLWMFLTPVVYPGSLVPERWRLLYNLNPMSGVVDGFRWALLGAGAPPGLPLLASALASLTLLVTGAFYFRRMEKTFADRV, from the coding sequence ATGGAATCCACCGCTCCACTGGACAAAACCGCCAGCCCGGACCTTGCCGCGACGCCCCACGCGCCGGCATCGCCGGTCATCCGCATTGAACCCACCCGGGGCTGGGTGGCCGTCAGGCTGAAGGAACTGTGGGACTACCGCGAACTGCTGTACTTTCTCGTCTGGCGGGATGTCAAAGTGCGCTACAAGCAAACTGTGCTGGGCGCGGCCTGGGCCCTTCTGCAGCCGTTGTTCACGATGCTCGTGTTCAGCATCTTTTTCGGACGGCTGGCCGGCATCCCGTCCGACGGCGTTCCCTACCCGCTTTTCGCCCTGGCGGCGCTGATTCCGTGGACGTTTTTCGCCAACGCGCTGGGGCAGTCCTCCAACAGCCTCGTCAACAGCGCCCACCTCATTGCCAAGGTCTATTTTCCCCGGCTGGTCATTCCGCTGGCCAGTGTGCTGGGCGGACTCGTGGATTTGGCCGTGGCCTGTTCCCTGTTCGTTCCGATGCTGCTCTACTACGGCATAACGCCGGGCTGGGGCCTCCTCTGGCTGCCGGGATTCGTCCTGCTGGCCATTGTGACGGCGCTGGGCGTCGGGCTGTGGGCTTCGGCGCTCAACGTCGAATACCGCGACGTACGGCACATCATCCCCTTCGCCACGCAGCTCTGGATGTTCCTGACGCCGGTGGTCTATCCCGGCAGCCTCGTGCCGGAACGCTGGCGGCTGCTCTACAACCTCAACCCCATGAGTGGCGTCGTGGATGGCTTCCGGTGGGCGTTGCTGGGCGCTGGCGCGCCGCCGGGCCTGCCGCTGCTGGCTTCCGCCCTCGCTTCCCTGACCCTGCTGGTGACGGGGGCGTTCTACTTCCGGCGCATGGAGAAAACCTTTGCCGACCGGGTGTGA